GGCTACGGTGTGCGCCGCGCCGGTGATGGCGAGCCCGTGACGACCGAGACGCTGTTCCAGTCCGGCTCGATCAGCAAGCCGGTTGCGGCGCTGGGCGTGCTGCGGCTGGTCGAGCAGGGCGTCATCGAGCTCAACGCCGACGTCAACACCTACCTGCGCTCCTGGATGGTGCCGCCAGTCGACGAGTGGCAACCGGAGCTGACCATCCGCCAGCTCATCAGCCACAGCGCCGGATTGACCGTCCACGGCTTCCCCGGCTATCCCGAGGGCTCGCCGCTACCGACCGTCCCGCAGATCCTCGACGGCGTGGCACCGGCCAACACCGGGCCGGTGCGGGTGACGATCATTCCGGGGACGCAGTTCCGCTACTCCGGCGGCGGCACGACGATCGTGCAGCAGGCGCTGGAGGACGTCACCAGACGGGCATTCCCCGATCTGCTGCATGACCTGGTCCTCGCGCCGCTCGGCATGACCAACAGCACCTACGCGCAGCCGCTGCCCGAAGCACTCCATCACCAAGCGGCGGCTGGTCATCGTGCCGGCAGCCAGCCGGTCACTGGCGATCGCCACGTCTACCCGGAGATGGCCGCAGCCGGTCTGTGGTCAACGGCGTCCGATCTCGCCCGCTTTGCCATCGGGATCATGCGCGCCTGGAACGGCGAGCCGAACGCGCTGCTCACGCAGGAGATGGCGCAGCAGATGCTGTCGCCGATCCTGCCGACACACCGCGAACGCGGCGCAGTCGACGCCTACATCGCGCTCGGCCTGTTTGTGAACGACGATCGCGACGCGCCCTGCTTCGGCCACAGCGGCTCGGACGAGGGCTTCTCGGCCCGCCTGCTCGGCTGGCCGGACGCAGGTCGCGCCGTCGTCGCGATGGTGAACGGCGACTGGAGCGACGGTGCGACCGAACTGATCGACGACGTCTTCCACACGATCGCGACCGTCCACGGCTGGGAAGCACCGGCCAGCGAGTTCCCACCTGTCGAAGTCGTCGATCCGCCGCGCCGCGACCTCGACGCGACCTGGGTGCTGCCGTCCGGCTTCAAGCTGATCGCGTTGGTGCGCTACGGCGATCTGTATCTGGCCCCGCAAGGCCAGCCGCCGATGCGCCTCACGCGCCTGAACGCCACCACCTGGTCATCCGAAGTCCTCAACACCCGCGTCGAGCAGGTCATCGAAGACGGCCAGACAACAGCGCTGATCCTGCATCAGGACGGTGTGGCGCAACGCGCGGTGCGGAAGGGGTGAGGGCCGCCGCGCCCTACCCCGCCATCTCCCGCAGCCGCGGGATGACATCCTCGGCGTACTGGCGGAGGAAGCGTTCCTGGTCTGCGCCGGGGGCGTGGAAGACGAGGTGGGTGAAACCGAGGTCGAGGTACGGCTTGATGTGCTTGATCTGGTCTTCGGGGTTGTCGGAGACGATCCAGCGGCTGACGGTGCGCTCGATCGGCAGAGCGTCGGCGAGGCGCTCCATCTCGATCGGGTCCTCGACGCCGGTCTTTTCGTCTGACGAAAGCGCCAGCGCACCCCAGAAGTGGGTGTCTTCGCGGGCGCGATCGAGGTCGTGGTCGTAGGAGACCTTCATCTCGATCATCATGTCAACGCTGCCCGGTGCCTTGCCGGCCTTCTCCTCGCCCTCCTTGACGGCTGGGACGAGCTTGTCGCGGTAGAGCTCCTCGCCCTTGCCGCTGGTGCAGATGAAGCCGTCGCCGACACGCCCGGCATAACGGGCCACGAGTGGGCCACCGGCGGCGATGTAGAGCGGGATCTGCTGCTCCGGCTTGTCGTAGATCGTCGCCTTCTCGGTCTGATAGTACTCGCCCTCGAATGTGACGCGATCTTCGGTCCAGAGCTGCTTCATCAACGAGACGGCCTCACGCAGCCGCGCGTAGCGCTCCTTGAACTCCGGCCAGTCAGTGCCGGTCGCCGGGATCTCATTCAGCGATTCGCCGGTGCCGACGCCGAGGAAGACGCGGCCGGGCGCGAGGCAGCCGAGCGTCCCCATCGCCTGAGCCACGATCGACGGGTGGTAGCGGAAGGTCGGTGTCACAACGCTCGTGCCAAGCTGCACGGTGCTGGTGCGCTCGGCGACGGCCGCCAACCAGGCGAACGAGAATGGCGAGTGCCCGTTCGTGTGTCGCCAGGGCTGGAAGTGATCACTGACGATCACCGAGTCGAACCCGACCTCTTCAGCGATGACGGCAAAGTCCAGCAGCTCGCGCGGGCTGAATTGCTCCGCCGAGGCCTTCCATCCGATCTTCAGCATTATGTCTCCAAACTGCATGTAACCAGTGCAACGAACAGAACCCCACGACAGGGTACGACGATTCGTGCGCAGTGCCTATGCCACCTGCCTCCTGACCGGCATAACGACTGCCTCAATACCTGCATTCCCGCTGGACAGCCGCGCGACGTGTGCTATCGTGCCGCCGAATGTGGTCGCGATTGATGGGGAGGGACTGTATGGCATTGAAGCGCGAACTTGGAGATTGGATCGACGAGCGGCAGGAGCAGTTCACAACGATCTCCGACCAGATCTGGGAACGCCCGGAGGTCGCGATGGCCGAGCACTTCGCCTGTGATTTGCAGGCGCAGACGC
This Thermomicrobiales bacterium DNA region includes the following protein-coding sequences:
- the fgd gene encoding glucose-6-phosphate dehydrogenase (coenzyme-F420) produces the protein MLKIGWKASAEQFSPRELLDFAVIAEEVGFDSVIVSDHFQPWRHTNGHSPFSFAWLAAVAERTSTVQLGTSVVTPTFRYHPSIVAQAMGTLGCLAPGRVFLGVGTGESLNEIPATGTDWPEFKERYARLREAVSLMKQLWTEDRVTFEGEYYQTEKATIYDKPEQQIPLYIAAGGPLVARYAGRVGDGFICTSGKGEELYRDKLVPAVKEGEEKAGKAPGSVDMMIEMKVSYDHDLDRAREDTHFWGALALSSDEKTGVEDPIEMERLADALPIERTVSRWIVSDNPEDQIKHIKPYLDLGFTHLVFHAPGADQERFLRQYAEDVIPRLREMAG
- a CDS encoding beta-lactamase family protein, producing MAEDDYTAQRQQVEQRLIVRGGAPAIPDREIPLAQRMDELGTPGLSIAVVEHGEIAWAQGYGVRRAGDGEPVTTETLFQSGSISKPVAALGVLRLVEQGVIELNADVNTYLRSWMVPPVDEWQPELTIRQLISHSAGLTVHGFPGYPEGSPLPTVPQILDGVAPANTGPVRVTIIPGTQFRYSGGGTTIVQQALEDVTRRAFPDLLHDLVLAPLGMTNSTYAQPLPEALHHQAAAGHRAGSQPVTGDRHVYPEMAAAGLWSTASDLARFAIGIMRAWNGEPNALLTQEMAQQMLSPILPTHRERGAVDAYIALGLFVNDDRDAPCFGHSGSDEGFSARLLGWPDAGRAVVAMVNGDWSDGATELIDDVFHTIATVHGWEAPASEFPPVEVVDPPRRDLDATWVLPSGFKLIALVRYGDLYLAPQGQPPMRLTRLNATTWSSEVLNTRVEQVIEDGQTTALILHQDGVAQRAVRKG